In the genome of Oscarella lobularis chromosome 1, ooOscLobu1.1, whole genome shotgun sequence, one region contains:
- the LOC136188356 gene encoding uncharacterized protein isoform X2, translating into MSVMKVFVSYCHDPLPIDAVVDRSDRDRRRTLHCAHAVNLSNYLRHRGIDCRIDQYYEDDPPNSWPQWMERQIVECDYVLMVCTPSYFHYVTQEADEGSQKGLGSRFEGRIIYGCLTKEPTAGKFIPIFFGPRQPEYIPRVIAQSASYQILFPLDMNSTEQRDLWRLYAKLTRQTQLTVTPEPTQRRDSEGKMLEEGAVKVARVRVNVIGQDGVGKTCLVRLLLGEKFEEQASTCGIDFSKASVTMVKSHSSVAEGDAFQWRLLSHKEHKEMLNQMYGSAERKLEKQTEEHKNTSELFPNSSDSSEDDKVDKPLADNPSKLAQEHRNQIQEIVDDPTRIGNQSRVSLMTISDFGGQEPFLTAHAALMPSGALSMYVLVFNGAELLSDKAKSVYRQNAEDGHIISLDQTLCRMKTNKDFLKHWSSSVHVAHSPQLTSSFLGEAEDVNFPPIFLVATHRRKAEATRGTAVDVIQKNNDSVDAIFSGENVQGHFIYPSQSDNNFFLVENETSGTADEDPTAREIRGEVNKMSNSFWKKEKEQPARWLKFEDVLGELKSITKRSVSEIEEIREVAKICCIPSDGEESELKEALVHLTNVGAAFYFPEVSFLEKFVFHDTQWLVHVLASFFGSAHSKPKQAKARTDWQKAKQSGHLSSYLVNYLLKQAEVEERDYESAKGILRHFDVLVEKEDGHFAPCFLQNNFDGETQYDKSFSSGQDAFPLPLVISARDVLCFPEPLFFRLAARIISSGEYFKKAPTNMSRNRLVFPLRPVGGVNAEFLYLGIQNCICLTVFSETERGRPTEAQLVSLRQRCSELRQWIIASVDDAKKRGMPGLQTEFYCQVRERKEGDKLQNTLAEIEGFSADEDSWHLVDETKHVVDEELRRMKVWFGAGADTAERSCDHERERTTAANSESSSHQEFNFGSVAASGPGAVAEDHSFKNISLTTNVFKLVTTDKQVSSLSRLVLILFFSFVDEKRSDEYMAEVFHGAKRTRRNEGIHESLQKRPPYTTDKRNESELVNVNRKPTTEELQGVADRIVKDWKHVARKLDIDENEIKRIDVNEREAREKPYQMLLYWMESKSESATVDRLCQALRKERKNKTVSDVFGSSD; encoded by the exons ATGTCTGTCATGAAAGTGTTCGTAAGTTACTGTCACGATCCCCTACCTATCGACGCTGTCGTGGACAGGAGCGAtcgtgatcgtcgtcgcactttGCATTGCGCTCACGCGGTCAATCTTTCCAACTACCTAAGACATCGCGGAATCGACTGCAGAATCGATCAATATTACGAAGACGATCCGCCCAACAGCTGGCCTCAATGGATGGAGCGCCAAATCGTCGAATGCGACTACGTTCTCATGGTGTGTACGCCCTCCTACTTTCATTACGTCACCCAGGAGGCGGATGAGGGTTCCCAAAAAGGGCTCGGAAGTCGCTTCGAAGGTCGGATTATTTACGGATGTCTCACAAAGGAACCGACCGCCGGGAAGTTTAttccaattttttttggGCCTCGCCAACCCGAATATATTCCCCGCGTCATTGCTCAATCGGCATCGTATCagattctttttcctttggATATGAATTCGACAGAGCAGCGCGATTTATGGCGATTGTACGCAAAATTAACGAGACAGACCCAGTTAACAGTGACGCCTGAGCCAACACAGCGAAGAGACTCAGAAGGGAAAATGCTTGAGG AAGGTGCGGTGAAAGTTGCTCGAGTTCGTGTAAACGTCATAGGCCAGGATGGAGTGGGGAAGACTTGTCTTGTCCGACTTCTTCTTGGTGAGAAGTTTGAAGAGCAGGCCAGCACCTGTGGCATTGACTTTAGCAAGGCTAGTGTCACTATGGTAAAGTCTCACAGCAGTGTTGCTGAGGGAGATGCTTTCCAATGGCGGTTACTGAGTCATAAAGAGCACAAAGAAATGCTGAATCAGATGTATGGAAGTGCTGAGAGAAA ATTAGAAAAGCAAACTGAGGAGCATAAAAATACTTCAGAATTGTTTCCAAATAGCTCTGATTCATCTGAAG ATGACAAAGTGGACAAGCCACTTGCAGACAACCCAAGTAAGTTGGCTCAAGAGCATCGGAATCAAATACAAGAAATAGTAGACGATCCAACACGAATTGGAAACCAGTCAAGAGTGTCACTAATGACCATCTCTGACTTTGGCGGGCAAGAACCGTTTCTAACAGCCCATGCAGCCCTAATGCCCTCTGGTGCTCTTTCCATGTACGTGCTGGTTTTCAACGGGGCAGAGCTTCTCTCCGACAAAGCAAAATCCGTTTACCGTCAAAACGCAGAAGATGGGCATATCATTTCACTTGATCAAACGCTCTGTCGCATGAAGACCAACAAGGACTTTCTGAAACATTGGTCTTCGTCCGTGCACGTAGCGCATTCTCCGCAGCTGACAAGCTCGTTTCTTGGCGAGGCGGAAGACGTCAATTTTCCTCCTATCTTTCTAGTGGCCACTCATCGCAGAAAAGCAGAGGCAACAAGAGGAACAGCCGTTGACGTTATTCAAAAGAACAACGATTCGGTCGATGCCATATTTTCCGGCGAGAATGTTCAGGGACACTTTATTTATCCGTCGCAGTCTGACAACAatttcttcctcgtcgaaaATGAGACATCGGGTACAGCTGACGAAGACCCCACTGCAAGGGAAATTAGGGGTGAAGTCAACAAAATGAGCAACAGCTTctggaagaaagaaaaggaacaACCAGCGCGATGgttgaaatttgaagacgttCTGGGAGAGCTCAAGAGCATAACCAAGCGTTCTGTGtcagaaatcgaagaaataAGAGAAGTCGCAAAAATCTGTTGCATTCCTTCTGATGGCGAGGAAAGCGAACTAAAAGAAGCGCTTGTCCACTTGACAAACGTGGGCGCTGCGTTCTACTTTCCGGAAGTTTCCTTTCTTGAAAAGTTTGTCTTTCACGATACCCAATGGCTGGTCCACGTTCTCGCCTCATTTTTCGGTTCAGCTCACTCTAAACCTAAGCAGGCCAAGGCGAGAACAGACTGGCAGAAGGCGAAACAAAGTGGTCATCTTTCTTCCTACCTGGTTAATTATCTTCTGAAGCAAGCCGAAGTAGAAGAACGTGACTACGAGTCGGCCAAAGGCATTCTTCGCCACTTCGATGTTCTGGTTGAGAAGGAAGACGGACACTTCGCTCCCTGCTTTTTGCAGAATAATTTCGACGGTGAAACACAGTACGACAAAAGTTTCTCCTCCGGTCAGGACGCATTTCCGCTTCCTCTCGTTATTTCCGCCAGGGACGTCCTCTGTTTTCCCGagccgctcttctttcgcttggCCGCGCGAATTATTTCCAGTGGAGAGTATTTCAAAAAGGCTCCAACCAATATGTCGCGGAATAGGCTCGTGTTTCCGCTGCGACCTGTGGGGGGCGTCAACGCAGAGTTTCTTTACTTGGGCATCCAGAACTGCATCTGCTTGACCGTTTTTTCAGAAACTGAGCGAGGACGTCCAACTGAGGCGCAACTGGTCTCTTTACGGCAACGTTGCAGTGAATTGCGGCAGTGGATAATTGCTAGCGTAGACGACGCAAAGAAACGCGGGATGCCAGGATTGCAAACTGAGTTTTATTGCCAAgttagagaaagaaaggaaggagACAAATTGCAGAACACTCTTGCCGAGATTGAAGGATTCAGCGCCGACGAAGACTCGTGGCATTTAGTTGACGAGACCAAGCacgtcgttgacgaagagCTGCGTCGTATGAAAGTGTGGTTTGGTGCCGGTGCCGATACGGCGGAGAG AAGTTGTGACCATGAGAGGGAACGCACGACGGCGGCCAATTCC GAATCCTCAAGTCATCAAGAATTCAATTTCGGATCAGTAGCAGCTTCTGGACCAGGTGCCGTTGCAGAAGATCACAGTTTCAAGAATATTAGCCTTACTACTAATGTTTTTAAGTTAGTGACGACTGACAAGCAAGTCTCATCATTGTCTCGTTTGGTTCTAATTCTGTTTTTCAGTTTTGTAGATGAAAAGAGAAGTGATGAATATATGGCAGAGGTTTTTCACGGTGCGAAAAGGActcgaagaaacgaaggtaTACATGAATCGCTTCAAAAACGGCCGCCTTATACTACTGATAAGCGTAATG AATCAGAATTGGTGAACGTTAATCGAAAGCCAACAACAGAGGAGCTTCAAGGCGTAGCTGATCGTATCGTGAAGGATTGGAAACACGTTGCGAGGAAACTTGAtatagacgaaaacgaaatcaaaaGGATTGACGTTAATGAGAGAGAGGCAAGGGAGAAACCATACCAAATGCTATTGTATTGGATGGAAAGCAAAAGCGAGTCAGCCACCGTTGATCGTTTGTGCCAAGCTCTTCGTAAAGAGCGGAAGAACAAAACAGTTAGTGACGTTTTTGGAAGTTCGGATTAG
- the LOC136188356 gene encoding uncharacterized protein isoform X3, translating to MSVMKVFVSYCHDPLPIDAVVDRSDRDRRRTLHCAHAVNLSNYLRHRGIDCRIDQYYEDDPPNSWPQWMERQIVECDYVLMVCTPSYFHYVTQEADEGSQKGLGSRFEGRIIYGCLTKEPTAGKFIPIFFGPRQPEYIPRVIAQSASYQILFPLDMNSTEQRDLWRLYAKLTRQTQLTVTPEPTQRRDSEGKMLEEGAVKVARVRVNVIGQDGVGKTCLVRLLLGEKFEEQASTCGIDFSKASVTMVKSHSSVAEGDAFQWRLLSHKEHKEMLNQMYGSAERKLEKQTEEHKNTSELFPNSSDSSEDDKVDKPLADNPSKLAQEHRNQIQEIVDDPTRIGNQSRVSLMTISDFGGQEPFLTAHAALMPSGALSMYVLVFNGAELLSDKAKSVYRQNAEDGHIISLDQTLCRMKTNKDFLKHWSSSVHVAHSPQLTSSFLGEAEDVNFPPIFLVATHRRKAEATRGTAVDVIQKNNDSVDAIFSGENVQGHFIYPSQSDNNFFLVENETSGTADEDPTAREIRGEVNKMSNSFWKKEKEQPARWLKFEDVLGELKSITKRSVSEIEEIREVAKICCIPSDGEESELKEALVHLTNVGAAFYFPEVSFLEKFVFHDTQWLVHVLASFFGSAHSKPKQAKARTDWQKAKQSGHLSSYLVNYLLKQAEVEERDYESAKGILRHFDVLVEKEDGHFAPCFLQNNFDGETQYDKSFSSGQDAFPLPLVISARDVLCFPEPLFFRLAARIISSGEYFKKAPTNMSRNRLVFPLRPVGGVNAEFLYLGIQNCICLTVFSETERGRPTEAQLVSLRQRCSELRQWIIASVDDAKKRGMPGLQTEFYCQVRERKEGDKLQNTLAEIEGFSADEDSWHLVDETKHVVDEELRRMKVWFGAGADTAERSCDHERERTTAANSESSSHQEFNFGSVAASGPGAVAEDHSFKNISLTTNVFNFVDEKRSDEYMAEVFHGAKRTRRNEGIHESLQKRPPYTTDKRNESELVNVNRKPTTEELQGVADRIVKDWKHVARKLDIDENEIKRIDVNEREAREKPYQMLLYWMESKSESATVDRLCQALRKERKNKTSGKETSERTDSKLNVEMMREK from the exons ATGTCTGTCATGAAAGTGTTCGTAAGTTACTGTCACGATCCCCTACCTATCGACGCTGTCGTGGACAGGAGCGAtcgtgatcgtcgtcgcactttGCATTGCGCTCACGCGGTCAATCTTTCCAACTACCTAAGACATCGCGGAATCGACTGCAGAATCGATCAATATTACGAAGACGATCCGCCCAACAGCTGGCCTCAATGGATGGAGCGCCAAATCGTCGAATGCGACTACGTTCTCATGGTGTGTACGCCCTCCTACTTTCATTACGTCACCCAGGAGGCGGATGAGGGTTCCCAAAAAGGGCTCGGAAGTCGCTTCGAAGGTCGGATTATTTACGGATGTCTCACAAAGGAACCGACCGCCGGGAAGTTTAttccaattttttttggGCCTCGCCAACCCGAATATATTCCCCGCGTCATTGCTCAATCGGCATCGTATCagattctttttcctttggATATGAATTCGACAGAGCAGCGCGATTTATGGCGATTGTACGCAAAATTAACGAGACAGACCCAGTTAACAGTGACGCCTGAGCCAACACAGCGAAGAGACTCAGAAGGGAAAATGCTTGAGG AAGGTGCGGTGAAAGTTGCTCGAGTTCGTGTAAACGTCATAGGCCAGGATGGAGTGGGGAAGACTTGTCTTGTCCGACTTCTTCTTGGTGAGAAGTTTGAAGAGCAGGCCAGCACCTGTGGCATTGACTTTAGCAAGGCTAGTGTCACTATGGTAAAGTCTCACAGCAGTGTTGCTGAGGGAGATGCTTTCCAATGGCGGTTACTGAGTCATAAAGAGCACAAAGAAATGCTGAATCAGATGTATGGAAGTGCTGAGAGAAA ATTAGAAAAGCAAACTGAGGAGCATAAAAATACTTCAGAATTGTTTCCAAATAGCTCTGATTCATCTGAAG ATGACAAAGTGGACAAGCCACTTGCAGACAACCCAAGTAAGTTGGCTCAAGAGCATCGGAATCAAATACAAGAAATAGTAGACGATCCAACACGAATTGGAAACCAGTCAAGAGTGTCACTAATGACCATCTCTGACTTTGGCGGGCAAGAACCGTTTCTAACAGCCCATGCAGCCCTAATGCCCTCTGGTGCTCTTTCCATGTACGTGCTGGTTTTCAACGGGGCAGAGCTTCTCTCCGACAAAGCAAAATCCGTTTACCGTCAAAACGCAGAAGATGGGCATATCATTTCACTTGATCAAACGCTCTGTCGCATGAAGACCAACAAGGACTTTCTGAAACATTGGTCTTCGTCCGTGCACGTAGCGCATTCTCCGCAGCTGACAAGCTCGTTTCTTGGCGAGGCGGAAGACGTCAATTTTCCTCCTATCTTTCTAGTGGCCACTCATCGCAGAAAAGCAGAGGCAACAAGAGGAACAGCCGTTGACGTTATTCAAAAGAACAACGATTCGGTCGATGCCATATTTTCCGGCGAGAATGTTCAGGGACACTTTATTTATCCGTCGCAGTCTGACAACAatttcttcctcgtcgaaaATGAGACATCGGGTACAGCTGACGAAGACCCCACTGCAAGGGAAATTAGGGGTGAAGTCAACAAAATGAGCAACAGCTTctggaagaaagaaaaggaacaACCAGCGCGATGgttgaaatttgaagacgttCTGGGAGAGCTCAAGAGCATAACCAAGCGTTCTGTGtcagaaatcgaagaaataAGAGAAGTCGCAAAAATCTGTTGCATTCCTTCTGATGGCGAGGAAAGCGAACTAAAAGAAGCGCTTGTCCACTTGACAAACGTGGGCGCTGCGTTCTACTTTCCGGAAGTTTCCTTTCTTGAAAAGTTTGTCTTTCACGATACCCAATGGCTGGTCCACGTTCTCGCCTCATTTTTCGGTTCAGCTCACTCTAAACCTAAGCAGGCCAAGGCGAGAACAGACTGGCAGAAGGCGAAACAAAGTGGTCATCTTTCTTCCTACCTGGTTAATTATCTTCTGAAGCAAGCCGAAGTAGAAGAACGTGACTACGAGTCGGCCAAAGGCATTCTTCGCCACTTCGATGTTCTGGTTGAGAAGGAAGACGGACACTTCGCTCCCTGCTTTTTGCAGAATAATTTCGACGGTGAAACACAGTACGACAAAAGTTTCTCCTCCGGTCAGGACGCATTTCCGCTTCCTCTCGTTATTTCCGCCAGGGACGTCCTCTGTTTTCCCGagccgctcttctttcgcttggCCGCGCGAATTATTTCCAGTGGAGAGTATTTCAAAAAGGCTCCAACCAATATGTCGCGGAATAGGCTCGTGTTTCCGCTGCGACCTGTGGGGGGCGTCAACGCAGAGTTTCTTTACTTGGGCATCCAGAACTGCATCTGCTTGACCGTTTTTTCAGAAACTGAGCGAGGACGTCCAACTGAGGCGCAACTGGTCTCTTTACGGCAACGTTGCAGTGAATTGCGGCAGTGGATAATTGCTAGCGTAGACGACGCAAAGAAACGCGGGATGCCAGGATTGCAAACTGAGTTTTATTGCCAAgttagagaaagaaaggaaggagACAAATTGCAGAACACTCTTGCCGAGATTGAAGGATTCAGCGCCGACGAAGACTCGTGGCATTTAGTTGACGAGACCAAGCacgtcgttgacgaagagCTGCGTCGTATGAAAGTGTGGTTTGGTGCCGGTGCCGATACGGCGGAGAG AAGTTGTGACCATGAGAGGGAACGCACGACGGCGGCCAATTCC GAATCCTCAAGTCATCAAGAATTCAATTTCGGATCAGTAGCAGCTTCTGGACCAGGTGCCGTTGCAGAAGATCACAGTTTCAAGAATATTAGCCTTACTACTAATGTTTTTAA TTTTGTAGATGAAAAGAGAAGTGATGAATATATGGCAGAGGTTTTTCACGGTGCGAAAAGGActcgaagaaacgaaggtaTACATGAATCGCTTCAAAAACGGCCGCCTTATACTACTGATAAGCGTAATG AATCAGAATTGGTGAACGTTAATCGAAAGCCAACAACAGAGGAGCTTCAAGGCGTAGCTGATCGTATCGTGAAGGATTGGAAACACGTTGCGAGGAAACTTGAtatagacgaaaacgaaatcaaaaGGATTGACGTTAATGAGAGAGAGGCAAGGGAGAAACCATACCAAATGCTATTGTATTGGATGGAAAGCAAAAGCGAGTCAGCCACCGTTGATCGTTTGTGCCAAGCTCTTCGTAAAGAGCGGAAGAACAAAACA AGTGGAAAAGAGACGTCGGAGAGAACGGATTCGAAATTAAACGTCGAAATGATGAgggagaaataa
- the LOC136188356 gene encoding uncharacterized protein isoform X1: MSVMKVFVSYCHDPLPIDAVVDRSDRDRRRTLHCAHAVNLSNYLRHRGIDCRIDQYYEDDPPNSWPQWMERQIVECDYVLMVCTPSYFHYVTQEADEGSQKGLGSRFEGRIIYGCLTKEPTAGKFIPIFFGPRQPEYIPRVIAQSASYQILFPLDMNSTEQRDLWRLYAKLTRQTQLTVTPEPTQRRDSEGKMLEEGAVKVARVRVNVIGQDGVGKTCLVRLLLGEKFEEQASTCGIDFSKASVTMVKSHSSVAEGDAFQWRLLSHKEHKEMLNQMYGSAERKLEKQTEEHKNTSELFPNSSDSSEDDKVDKPLADNPSKLAQEHRNQIQEIVDDPTRIGNQSRVSLMTISDFGGQEPFLTAHAALMPSGALSMYVLVFNGAELLSDKAKSVYRQNAEDGHIISLDQTLCRMKTNKDFLKHWSSSVHVAHSPQLTSSFLGEAEDVNFPPIFLVATHRRKAEATRGTAVDVIQKNNDSVDAIFSGENVQGHFIYPSQSDNNFFLVENETSGTADEDPTAREIRGEVNKMSNSFWKKEKEQPARWLKFEDVLGELKSITKRSVSEIEEIREVAKICCIPSDGEESELKEALVHLTNVGAAFYFPEVSFLEKFVFHDTQWLVHVLASFFGSAHSKPKQAKARTDWQKAKQSGHLSSYLVNYLLKQAEVEERDYESAKGILRHFDVLVEKEDGHFAPCFLQNNFDGETQYDKSFSSGQDAFPLPLVISARDVLCFPEPLFFRLAARIISSGEYFKKAPTNMSRNRLVFPLRPVGGVNAEFLYLGIQNCICLTVFSETERGRPTEAQLVSLRQRCSELRQWIIASVDDAKKRGMPGLQTEFYCQVRERKEGDKLQNTLAEIEGFSADEDSWHLVDETKHVVDEELRRMKVWFGAGADTAERSCDHERERTTAANSESSSHQEFNFGSVAASGPGAVAEDHSFKNISLTTNVFKLVTTDKQVSSLSRLVLILFFSFVDEKRSDEYMAEVFHGAKRTRRNEGIHESLQKRPPYTTDKRNESELVNVNRKPTTEELQGVADRIVKDWKHVARKLDIDENEIKRIDVNEREAREKPYQMLLYWMESKSESATVDRLCQALRKERKNKTSGKETSERTDSKLNVEMMREK, translated from the exons ATGTCTGTCATGAAAGTGTTCGTAAGTTACTGTCACGATCCCCTACCTATCGACGCTGTCGTGGACAGGAGCGAtcgtgatcgtcgtcgcactttGCATTGCGCTCACGCGGTCAATCTTTCCAACTACCTAAGACATCGCGGAATCGACTGCAGAATCGATCAATATTACGAAGACGATCCGCCCAACAGCTGGCCTCAATGGATGGAGCGCCAAATCGTCGAATGCGACTACGTTCTCATGGTGTGTACGCCCTCCTACTTTCATTACGTCACCCAGGAGGCGGATGAGGGTTCCCAAAAAGGGCTCGGAAGTCGCTTCGAAGGTCGGATTATTTACGGATGTCTCACAAAGGAACCGACCGCCGGGAAGTTTAttccaattttttttggGCCTCGCCAACCCGAATATATTCCCCGCGTCATTGCTCAATCGGCATCGTATCagattctttttcctttggATATGAATTCGACAGAGCAGCGCGATTTATGGCGATTGTACGCAAAATTAACGAGACAGACCCAGTTAACAGTGACGCCTGAGCCAACACAGCGAAGAGACTCAGAAGGGAAAATGCTTGAGG AAGGTGCGGTGAAAGTTGCTCGAGTTCGTGTAAACGTCATAGGCCAGGATGGAGTGGGGAAGACTTGTCTTGTCCGACTTCTTCTTGGTGAGAAGTTTGAAGAGCAGGCCAGCACCTGTGGCATTGACTTTAGCAAGGCTAGTGTCACTATGGTAAAGTCTCACAGCAGTGTTGCTGAGGGAGATGCTTTCCAATGGCGGTTACTGAGTCATAAAGAGCACAAAGAAATGCTGAATCAGATGTATGGAAGTGCTGAGAGAAA ATTAGAAAAGCAAACTGAGGAGCATAAAAATACTTCAGAATTGTTTCCAAATAGCTCTGATTCATCTGAAG ATGACAAAGTGGACAAGCCACTTGCAGACAACCCAAGTAAGTTGGCTCAAGAGCATCGGAATCAAATACAAGAAATAGTAGACGATCCAACACGAATTGGAAACCAGTCAAGAGTGTCACTAATGACCATCTCTGACTTTGGCGGGCAAGAACCGTTTCTAACAGCCCATGCAGCCCTAATGCCCTCTGGTGCTCTTTCCATGTACGTGCTGGTTTTCAACGGGGCAGAGCTTCTCTCCGACAAAGCAAAATCCGTTTACCGTCAAAACGCAGAAGATGGGCATATCATTTCACTTGATCAAACGCTCTGTCGCATGAAGACCAACAAGGACTTTCTGAAACATTGGTCTTCGTCCGTGCACGTAGCGCATTCTCCGCAGCTGACAAGCTCGTTTCTTGGCGAGGCGGAAGACGTCAATTTTCCTCCTATCTTTCTAGTGGCCACTCATCGCAGAAAAGCAGAGGCAACAAGAGGAACAGCCGTTGACGTTATTCAAAAGAACAACGATTCGGTCGATGCCATATTTTCCGGCGAGAATGTTCAGGGACACTTTATTTATCCGTCGCAGTCTGACAACAatttcttcctcgtcgaaaATGAGACATCGGGTACAGCTGACGAAGACCCCACTGCAAGGGAAATTAGGGGTGAAGTCAACAAAATGAGCAACAGCTTctggaagaaagaaaaggaacaACCAGCGCGATGgttgaaatttgaagacgttCTGGGAGAGCTCAAGAGCATAACCAAGCGTTCTGTGtcagaaatcgaagaaataAGAGAAGTCGCAAAAATCTGTTGCATTCCTTCTGATGGCGAGGAAAGCGAACTAAAAGAAGCGCTTGTCCACTTGACAAACGTGGGCGCTGCGTTCTACTTTCCGGAAGTTTCCTTTCTTGAAAAGTTTGTCTTTCACGATACCCAATGGCTGGTCCACGTTCTCGCCTCATTTTTCGGTTCAGCTCACTCTAAACCTAAGCAGGCCAAGGCGAGAACAGACTGGCAGAAGGCGAAACAAAGTGGTCATCTTTCTTCCTACCTGGTTAATTATCTTCTGAAGCAAGCCGAAGTAGAAGAACGTGACTACGAGTCGGCCAAAGGCATTCTTCGCCACTTCGATGTTCTGGTTGAGAAGGAAGACGGACACTTCGCTCCCTGCTTTTTGCAGAATAATTTCGACGGTGAAACACAGTACGACAAAAGTTTCTCCTCCGGTCAGGACGCATTTCCGCTTCCTCTCGTTATTTCCGCCAGGGACGTCCTCTGTTTTCCCGagccgctcttctttcgcttggCCGCGCGAATTATTTCCAGTGGAGAGTATTTCAAAAAGGCTCCAACCAATATGTCGCGGAATAGGCTCGTGTTTCCGCTGCGACCTGTGGGGGGCGTCAACGCAGAGTTTCTTTACTTGGGCATCCAGAACTGCATCTGCTTGACCGTTTTTTCAGAAACTGAGCGAGGACGTCCAACTGAGGCGCAACTGGTCTCTTTACGGCAACGTTGCAGTGAATTGCGGCAGTGGATAATTGCTAGCGTAGACGACGCAAAGAAACGCGGGATGCCAGGATTGCAAACTGAGTTTTATTGCCAAgttagagaaagaaaggaaggagACAAATTGCAGAACACTCTTGCCGAGATTGAAGGATTCAGCGCCGACGAAGACTCGTGGCATTTAGTTGACGAGACCAAGCacgtcgttgacgaagagCTGCGTCGTATGAAAGTGTGGTTTGGTGCCGGTGCCGATACGGCGGAGAG AAGTTGTGACCATGAGAGGGAACGCACGACGGCGGCCAATTCC GAATCCTCAAGTCATCAAGAATTCAATTTCGGATCAGTAGCAGCTTCTGGACCAGGTGCCGTTGCAGAAGATCACAGTTTCAAGAATATTAGCCTTACTACTAATGTTTTTAAGTTAGTGACGACTGACAAGCAAGTCTCATCATTGTCTCGTTTGGTTCTAATTCTGTTTTTCAGTTTTGTAGATGAAAAGAGAAGTGATGAATATATGGCAGAGGTTTTTCACGGTGCGAAAAGGActcgaagaaacgaaggtaTACATGAATCGCTTCAAAAACGGCCGCCTTATACTACTGATAAGCGTAATG AATCAGAATTGGTGAACGTTAATCGAAAGCCAACAACAGAGGAGCTTCAAGGCGTAGCTGATCGTATCGTGAAGGATTGGAAACACGTTGCGAGGAAACTTGAtatagacgaaaacgaaatcaaaaGGATTGACGTTAATGAGAGAGAGGCAAGGGAGAAACCATACCAAATGCTATTGTATTGGATGGAAAGCAAAAGCGAGTCAGCCACCGTTGATCGTTTGTGCCAAGCTCTTCGTAAAGAGCGGAAGAACAAAACA AGTGGAAAAGAGACGTCGGAGAGAACGGATTCGAAATTAAACGTCGAAATGATGAgggagaaataa